Proteins encoded in a region of the Elaeis guineensis isolate ETL-2024a chromosome 7, EG11, whole genome shotgun sequence genome:
- the LOC105049185 gene encoding uncharacterized protein yields MEENRSGSAGCRKRRKRGNKSSLTPPPPPLDLSSFDRTMFPLLLASAANLRNPQARSIIKRFLRAHLALLTTRRTAPSSLPPLPFLLPQSFLAFLPLLLASRCSSVAALSAEVVGAAALWSLEANTMIASDDEVIKCLVWALGSRSRRVAEAVCNAIMDLSSSPIGRERLRHSFAIERLLCSFCQMAATPLYIDIFHMVKKESSDSSNIGSMRDSILVLILDAAVVLINTCSEEFLDQIPKELVRRFLPFLRALWGKIRCLELPSNYSQQKSFLCITKYDLAVTIFRLSMNQADHATWGSDKVRISIFGGKESDFENFVLNYWENSPLILSGASKNLEKDNNIFSSLIHSFVPKMTDDALDSILPGLVSCPPIASDEIDINCFLNEVNGSLGSPIMYGQDIRILKTQELTTGSLNKDVKKELHLFKIDAGPIFIDADNVQKSKEAFRDGYTIALRGMEFRSDKIAAIAEGLADLFGQPSVGANLYMTPPGSQGLAKHYDDHCVFVCQLFGCKQWIISPRPTSILPRLYDPIGSSHGPESSMCGSMQILLKEGDILYIPRGYPHEAHTVIDEYESGSKASNDFSLHLTLAVEVEPPFEWEGFAHVALHDWNEKQKQASCQCFDSKLEISRTMLALLLHVAIRLISDHDPIFRKACMVAAKHWSADTDKDFHVQMLLLSQRATFGYIINRIHASSNYIEAFRIIETVVQERNDDSLQWMRWLQHLPQHGDVDEKLDFNNLLGVLDDLIVLYNEDNKKAMVEFAHFKSKFCRYVIFEDACKSFVILLEKYRKTRKQYMQGMWSLHCKNS; encoded by the exons ATGGAGGAAAACCGCAGCGGCAGCGCTGGTTGCcgaaagaggaggaagagagggaacAAGTCTTCCCTCACgcctccacctcctcctctcgACCTCTCGTCCTTCGACCGCACCATGTTCCCCTTGCTCCTGGCTTCCGCAGCCAACCTCCGCAACCCTCAAGCCCGATCCATTATCAAACGATTCCTCCGCGCCCACCTCGCCCTCCTCACAACAAGAAGAACGGCCCCCTCTTCCCTACCACCCCTCCCCTTCCTCCTTCCCCAAAGCTTTCTCGCTTTCCTTCCTCTCCTCCTCGCGAGCAg ATGCTCTTCTGTGGCTGCGCTGAGCGCAGAGGTGGTCGGTGCCGCGGCACTCTGGTCTCTCGAGGCGAACACGATGATAGCATCCGATGATGAGGTCATTAAGTGTTTGGTGTGGGCACTGGGGAGCAGGAGCCGTCGAGTGGCCGAGGCAGTCTGTAATGCTATTATGGATCTTTCTAGTTCTCCGATTGGGAGGGAGCGGCTCCGACATTCGTTTGCTATTGAGAGGCTATT ATGTTCATTTTGTCAGATGGCAGCAACTCCTctatatattgatatttttcacATGGTAAAGAAAGAAAGCAGTGACTCTTCCAATATAGGGTCCATGAGAGATAGTATTCTAGTGTTAATCCTTGATGCAGCAGTAGTCCTCATCAATACTTGCAGTGAGGAATTCTTGGACCAAATCCCGAAGGAATTAGTCAGACGATTTCTGCCTTTTTTGAGGGCACTGTGGGGCAAGATTCGATGTTTGGAATTACCAAGTAATTACAGTCAGCAGAAAAGCTTCTTGTGCATTACAAAGTATGATCTTGCTGTAACTATTTTTAGGCTTTCCATGAATCAAGCTGACCATGCAACTTGGGGATCTGATAAGGTCAGGATAAGTATATTTGGAGGAAAAGAatctgactttgaaaattttgtcCTGAACTACTGGGAGAATTCACCGCTTATACTAAGTGGGGCATCCAAGAATTTGGAGAAGGATAATaatattttcagttctttgatCCATTCCTTTGTTCCTAAAATGACTGATGATGCCCTTGACTCAATTTTACCAGGGCTGGTTTCATGTCCGCCTATTGCTTCAGATGAAATAGACATTAATTGTTTTCTGAATGAGGTGAATGGTTCACTGGGTTCTCCAATTATGTACGGACAGGACATTAGGATTTTGAAAACACAGGAACTAACCACTGGGTCCTTGAATAAAGATGTGAAAAAAGAGCTGCACCTTTTTAAGATTGATGCTGGTCCAATATTTATAGATGCAGACAATGTCCAGAAGAGTAAAGAGGCATTTAGGGATGGTTATACAATTGCCCTGAGGGGTATGGAGTTTCGGTCTGATAAAATTGCTGCTATTGCAGAAGGGTTAGCAGATCTGTTTGGTCAGCCATCTGTAGGGGCCAATTTGTATATGACGCCTCCTGGATCTCAAGGTCTGGCCAAACATTATGATGACCACTGCGTGTTTGTATGCCAACTTTTTGGGTGCAAGCAATGGATCATTTCACCTCGTCCAACTTCTATACTGCCCAGGTTATATGACCCTATTGGCAGCTCGCATGGTCCAGAGAGCAGCATGTGTGGAAGCATGCAGATTTTACTCAAAGAAGGGGACATTTTGTATATTCCTCGAGGTTATCCTCATGAAGCTCATACGGTCATTGATGAGTATGAATCTGGGAGTAAAGCATCTAATGACTTTTCCTTGCATTTGACACTTGCTGTTGAGGTTGAGCCTCCTTTTGA GTGGGAAGGTTTTGCTCATGTTGCTCTTCATGATTGGAATGAGAAGCAGAAGCAAGCATCATGTCAATGTTTTGATTCTAAACTAGAAATTTCAAGAACTATGCTTGCACTTCTGCTGCATGTTGCAATCAGGCTGATCTCTGATCATGATCCTATCTTCAGGAAGGCTTGCATGGTTGCTGCAAAACATTGGTCTGCTGATACTGATAAGGACTTTCATGTACAGATGCTTTTGTTGAGCCAAAGAGCTACATTTGGTTACATAATTAATAGAATTCATGCTAGCTCCAATTATATAGAGGCATTCAGGATCATAGAAACAGTTGTTCAGGAAAGAAACGATGATTCCTTGCAATGGATGAGATGGCTTCAGCATCTGCCTCAGCATGGAGATGTTGATGAAAAACTTGATTTCAATAATCTGTTGGGAGTGCTTGATGACCTTATTGTGTTGTATAATGAGGATAATAAGAAGGCTATGGTTGAATTTGCTCACTTCAAGTCCAAATTTTGTAGGTATGTCATATTTGAAGATGCATGTAAAAGCTTTGTTATACTGCTGGAGAAGTATAGAAAGACTAGGAAACAATATATGCAAGGGATGTGGTCACTCCATTGTAAAAACAGTTAG